Proteins co-encoded in one Xiphophorus couchianus chromosome 3, X_couchianus-1.0, whole genome shotgun sequence genomic window:
- the lysmd1 gene encoding lysM and putative peptidoglycan-binding domain-containing protein 1, with the protein MSGERASLPSGGGGLLRGSRTRSYGSLTSSSLSPVRQKVIEHTVKPGETLQGLALKYGVTVELIKRANRLYTNDSIFLKKSLSIPVLSDLNDHSNGVDSSEEDHKQGKTNCDTEDYRKPASDLTPGDFLKRLDNLISQSKEAAARGCKDAEKRVAAVEAACSSTTSDWRPLTRSQSVISSSRFQQQAQLGAVPLTTTKLTKKLKEREDEIFEL; encoded by the exons ATGTCCGGGGAGCGAGCGTCGTTGCCATCCGGGGGAGGCGGCCTGCTTCGCGGAAGCAGAACAAGATCTTATGGCAGCTTAACTAGCTCTTCGCTTTCTCCGGTTCGCCAGAAAGTCATTGAACACACAGTTAAACCAGGGGAGACCCTTCAGGGTCTGGCTTTAAAGTATGGCGTGACT GTTGAGCTAATCAAAAGAGCAAACAGACTGTACACCAACGACTCAATATTCCTGAAGAAATCCTTGTCAATCCCAGTCCTGTCAGACTTGAATGACCACAGCAATGGGGTAGATTCGTCTGAGGAAGACCATAAACAAGGAAAGACAAACTGTGATACAGAGGATTATAGAAAACCTGCATCAGACCTTACTCCTGGAGATTTTTTGAAAAGACTGGATAACTTGATCAGCCAGTCTAAGGAGGCTGCAGCCAGAGGATGCAAAGATGCAGAAAAACG tgttgcaGCCGTAGAAGCAGCTTGCTCAAGCACAACTTCAGACTGGCGTCCGTTAACAAGGTCACAGAGTGTTATTTCATCATCAAGATTTCAGCAGCAAGCCCAACTTGGGGCAGTCCCCCTCACCACCACTAAGCTCACCAAGAAGCTGAAAGAAAGGGAAGATGAGATCTTTGAACTGTGA